A stretch of the Porifericola rhodea genome encodes the following:
- a CDS encoding aminotransferase class V-fold PLP-dependent enzyme, with translation MKNIYFTPGPAELYFTVEGHIKDALRAQIPSISHRSKTFQGIYQEAVENLRKVLDVPQEYHIFFTGSATEIWERIIQNNVEHKSHHYVNGAFSKRFHATALELGREAVAEEAAEGSCITPDAKQIAEDNELIAFTLNETSTGASQPLEDIYAIHQAHPEQLIAVDAVSILPHSKIEYSQVDSVFFSVQKAFGLPAGLGVWVVSPRSIEKANQLQARGLSIGSYHTLPSLLEKGIKNQTPETPNVLNIYLLAKVCGDMLEKGMDRIRQETEYKAALAYHCLEEHQQMKPFVENKAYRSKTVIVAETKLDSGEVIDQLKKQKLIVGSGYGSYKTKHIRIANFPTHSKEQFELLVDKINAL, from the coding sequence ATGAAAAACATATATTTTACGCCGGGACCTGCCGAACTTTACTTTACCGTAGAAGGGCATATCAAAGATGCATTACGTGCCCAGATCCCCTCTATCTCTCATCGTAGCAAAACATTTCAGGGCATTTATCAGGAGGCAGTAGAAAACCTCAGAAAAGTGCTTGATGTTCCGCAGGAGTACCATATATTTTTTACCGGCTCAGCCACAGAAATCTGGGAACGTATTATTCAGAACAATGTGGAGCACAAAAGTCACCATTATGTGAACGGTGCTTTTTCTAAGCGTTTTCATGCCACCGCTCTGGAGCTAGGCCGCGAGGCTGTAGCCGAAGAGGCAGCAGAAGGAAGCTGCATCACTCCCGACGCAAAGCAAATTGCGGAAGACAATGAGTTAATTGCTTTTACCCTGAATGAAACGAGCACTGGAGCATCTCAACCACTGGAAGATATCTACGCTATTCATCAGGCTCACCCTGAGCAGCTTATCGCGGTGGATGCAGTTTCTATCCTTCCTCATAGCAAAATAGAGTACTCTCAGGTTGATAGTGTATTTTTCTCAGTGCAAAAAGCATTCGGACTGCCTGCCGGTCTTGGGGTTTGGGTTGTAAGTCCCCGAAGTATAGAAAAAGCCAATCAGCTACAAGCCAGAGGTCTAAGTATAGGCTCTTACCATACGCTTCCCTCTTTGCTGGAGAAGGGCATTAAGAACCAAACACCGGAAACGCCTAACGTGCTTAATATTTACCTTTTGGCAAAAGTTTGTGGAGATATGCTGGAAAAAGGCATGGATAGAATCCGTCAGGAGACAGAGTACAAAGCTGCACTAGCCTACCACTGCCTGGAAGAACATCAGCAAATGAAACCTTTTGTGGAAAATAAAGCTTATCGTTCCAAGACTGTCATAGTGGCAGAGACTAAGCTAGACTCAGGAGAAGTGATAGATCAGCTTAAAAAACAGAAGCTGATCGTGGGAAGTGGCTACGGTTCATATAAAACGAAACATATAAGAATTGCTAATTTTCCTACACACTCAAAAGAGCAGTTTGAGCTGCTGGTTGATAAAATTAATGCGCTGTAA
- a CDS encoding ArsR/SmtB family transcription factor: MEAGIQQRSIEKLEKVAFILKTLSHPLRLSVVDLLSQHDKLSVNEICQMLDSEQSLTSHHLSNMKLKGILSSIREGKNIYYSLKMKEVVKVLACMDNCDAITI, from the coding sequence ATGGAAGCAGGCATACAACAAAGAAGCATAGAGAAGTTAGAAAAAGTAGCGTTTATTCTCAAAACACTTTCCCACCCACTTCGCCTTAGTGTGGTAGACCTGCTTTCTCAGCACGATAAGCTTTCGGTAAATGAAATTTGCCAGATGTTGGACTCAGAGCAATCGCTCACTTCTCATCACCTCTCCAATATGAAACTCAAAGGTATATTGAGCAGCATCCGTGAGGGTAAAAATATTTACTACAGTCTTAAAATGAAGGAGGTAGTAAAAGTACTTGCCTGTATGGATAATTGTGATGCGATAACTATTTGA
- a CDS encoding DUF937 domain-containing protein, with product MIDQIINSLKGELSKKFTGEFGMEQDKVDDAVVIAKDDIFETVKDEFGRGNLSGLMGLFQNKEQIATNPIVTNIIRKYAGDLGSKLGIDPQMSTTIANYAIPFILSKFVNTAQEKGVDQASLMSMLSGGGKGDGKDLGDMLKGQLGDSLGGFFK from the coding sequence ATGATTGATCAAATTATAAACTCACTCAAGGGCGAACTTAGTAAAAAGTTTACCGGAGAATTTGGAATGGAGCAGGATAAGGTAGATGATGCTGTGGTTATTGCCAAAGATGATATTTTTGAAACCGTAAAAGATGAATTTGGCAGAGGTAACCTGTCGGGGCTTATGGGCCTTTTTCAGAATAAGGAGCAGATAGCTACCAACCCTATTGTTACCAATATTATACGCAAATATGCAGGCGATCTCGGTTCTAAACTGGGCATAGACCCCCAAATGTCTACCACTATCGCCAATTATGCAATTCCCTTTATCTTAAGTAAATTTGTGAACACTGCCCAGGAAAAAGGTGTAGATCAGGCTAGCCTTATGTCTATGCTTAGTGGTGGCGGAAAAGGAGATGGAAAAGACCTGGGAGATATGCTGAAAGGGCAGTTAGGTGATTCTCTGGGAGGATTTTTTAAATAA
- a CDS encoding YwqG family protein, with translation MMPSKLQVPNQLEPYRKQIESSVRPFIRIFAKPEDDLDLTQSKFGGFPYLPQGYEYPVGVNGQPLFLLAQINFSEVPELSGFPKEGILQFYVGDDNMYGLDMDDPFDQANYKIVYFKDVDEANAQEDFDMPDYDNVPVLESHALRFEVQYAPVSPTDQAFDQIFGTPASDFFDRFGDDKVELRRAYARLAQGSGHKLGGYAHFTQEDPRLVQEFEEAMLLLQIDSDHNSILWGDEGIGNFFIHPEDLQDLEFSEVLYNWDSP, from the coding sequence ATGATGCCTTCTAAGTTACAAGTTCCGAATCAGTTGGAACCTTATCGTAAGCAAATTGAATCATCTGTAAGACCTTTTATTCGCATTTTTGCCAAGCCGGAAGATGATCTTGATTTGACACAGAGTAAGTTTGGTGGTTTTCCTTACCTACCCCAGGGCTATGAATACCCTGTGGGAGTTAATGGGCAGCCACTTTTTTTGCTTGCTCAGATTAATTTTTCTGAAGTCCCCGAACTGTCAGGCTTTCCTAAAGAAGGAATACTGCAATTTTATGTAGGAGACGATAATATGTATGGTCTGGATATGGATGACCCATTTGATCAGGCTAACTACAAAATCGTATATTTTAAAGACGTAGATGAAGCTAATGCTCAGGAAGACTTTGATATGCCTGACTACGACAATGTACCGGTTTTAGAAAGTCATGCCTTACGTTTTGAAGTACAATATGCTCCGGTATCACCAACCGATCAGGCTTTTGACCAGATTTTTGGCACCCCCGCTTCAGACTTTTTTGACCGTTTTGGCGACGATAAAGTAGAGCTAAGAAGAGCCTATGCTCGCCTTGCGCAGGGAAGTGGGCATAAACTGGGAGGCTATGCACACTTTACGCAGGAAGATCCACGCCTTGTACAGGAGTTTGAAGAAGCCATGCTGCTGTTGCAGATAGATTCTGACCACAACAGTATCCTCTGGGGTGATGAAGGTATTGGTAACTTCTTCATACACCCCGAAGATCTGCAGGATTTGGAGTTCTCTGAAGTACTTTACAATTGGGATAGTCCTTAA
- a CDS encoding S9 family peptidase, whose protein sequence is MTDIRQIPVREFFKNPEKSGFDLSPNGQYISFLAPYKDRMNIHVQQIGSQKVNRITNVTERDIAGYFWADDERIVYLRDNGGDENYYLTAIDKNGENERALTQFDNVRTQLIDDLEDFPDEVIVGLNKRNPEVFDAYRLNLSTAELHMIAENPGNIVGWLTDHEGALRVAMTSDGVNTTLLHRKNEDEDFKPLLTTNFKESASPLFFTFDNKNLYASSNLGRDKSAIVVLDTETGKEIEKIYEHPDVDVSSLSYSKKRKVLSGIAYTTWKTQRTFLDQEAEIRYQWLKSQLGEDEVSITSHNKDEDKFIVRTHSDRSLGAYYFYDQSAQTLEKLVEVSPWLKKEEMAEMKPITYSSRDGLTIHAYLTLPLGKKAENLPLVVNPHGGPWVRDTWGFNPEVQFLANRGYAVLQMNYRGSTGYGKAFWEASFKQWGLKMQDDISDGVQHLIDEGIADAKKVAIYGGSYGGYATLAGLSFTPELYACGVDYVGVSNLFTFMQTIPPYWKPMLEMMYEMVGHPEEMKEQFEQTSPALQAHKIKAPLLIAQGAKDPRVNKAESDQIVRALKERGIDVDYLVKENEGHGFHNEENRFEFYEEMEKFLAKHLA, encoded by the coding sequence ATGACAGATATAAGACAGATACCCGTTAGAGAATTTTTTAAAAACCCCGAAAAATCAGGCTTTGACCTTTCACCTAATGGACAGTACATCTCGTTTCTGGCTCCTTATAAGGACCGTATGAACATACATGTTCAGCAGATTGGCAGCCAGAAAGTGAACAGAATTACTAATGTAACAGAGAGGGACATTGCAGGCTATTTTTGGGCTGATGATGAGCGTATTGTTTACCTGAGAGACAATGGAGGCGATGAAAACTACTACCTAACCGCCATTGATAAAAATGGAGAAAACGAACGTGCGCTTACTCAGTTTGACAATGTGCGTACTCAGCTTATTGATGATCTGGAAGATTTTCCTGATGAAGTAATCGTCGGCTTAAACAAAAGAAACCCTGAAGTATTTGATGCTTACCGTCTCAACCTTTCTACTGCTGAATTGCACATGATAGCCGAAAACCCCGGCAATATTGTAGGATGGCTCACAGACCATGAAGGAGCTCTAAGAGTAGCTATGACTTCAGATGGAGTTAATACTACGCTACTACACCGAAAAAATGAGGATGAAGACTTTAAGCCTTTACTTACAACCAATTTTAAAGAAAGTGCTTCTCCTCTCTTCTTTACCTTTGACAATAAAAACCTCTACGCTTCTTCGAACCTGGGTAGAGACAAGTCCGCCATTGTAGTGCTGGATACCGAAACGGGTAAAGAAATAGAAAAGATATATGAGCACCCTGACGTAGATGTAAGCAGCCTTAGCTATTCTAAAAAAAGAAAAGTACTTAGCGGCATTGCTTATACCACCTGGAAAACGCAGCGAACTTTTCTTGATCAGGAGGCCGAAATAAGATACCAATGGTTAAAAAGCCAGCTTGGCGAGGATGAAGTATCTATTACCAGTCATAATAAAGATGAAGATAAGTTTATCGTACGTACGCATAGCGACCGTAGTCTGGGGGCATATTACTTTTATGACCAATCGGCACAAACTCTTGAGAAACTGGTAGAGGTAAGCCCCTGGCTAAAAAAAGAGGAAATGGCAGAGATGAAGCCTATTACTTACTCTTCTCGTGATGGGCTTACCATACATGCTTATCTTACCTTACCCCTGGGAAAAAAAGCCGAGAACCTGCCACTGGTGGTGAACCCTCATGGGGGTCCCTGGGTAAGAGACACCTGGGGCTTTAATCCTGAAGTACAGTTTCTCGCCAATCGTGGCTATGCTGTATTGCAAATGAACTACCGGGGGTCAACTGGTTATGGGAAAGCCTTTTGGGAAGCATCCTTTAAGCAGTGGGGACTTAAAATGCAGGATGATATTAGTGATGGTGTGCAGCACCTGATAGATGAAGGCATAGCCGATGCTAAAAAAGTTGCGATATACGGTGGTAGTTATGGAGGCTATGCTACTCTGGCAGGCCTAAGCTTTACTCCAGAGTTGTATGCCTGCGGGGTAGACTATGTGGGCGTATCTAACCTGTTTACCTTTATGCAGACTATACCACCCTACTGGAAGCCCATGCTGGAAATGATGTATGAAATGGTGGGGCACCCCGAGGAGATGAAAGAACAGTTTGAGCAGACCTCACCTGCTTTGCAGGCGCATAAAATAAAAGCGCCCCTGCTTATTGCTCAGGGCGCTAAAGATCCTCGTGTTAACAAAGCAGAATCAGACCAGATAGTACGAGCCCTCAAAGAGAGAGGCATAGATGTAGACTACCTGGTAAAAGAAAACGAAGGACACGGTTTTCACAACGAAGAAAACCGTTTTGAGTTCTACGAAGAAATGGAAAAGTTTCTGGCTAAGCACCTGGCTTAA
- a CDS encoding arylesterase, whose translation MKTKHLQNYCNYNFFQALLISTAISLTLFSCSQKSAETQEQATTSSQKNEENDEDKTNDGDNKVILFFGNSLTAGYGLEPEEAYPALIQKKLDSLGYDYQVVNAGLSGETTASGNSRLEWVLERQKVDIFVLELGANDGLRGIPTEETDKNLRAMINKVREVNSDIQIILAGMMVPPNMGPEYAARFQKLYPSIAEQENVKLIPFLLENVAGEKELNQSDGIHPTAEGQRIVANNVWPLLLQAIEQNTNS comes from the coding sequence ATGAAGACAAAGCATTTGCAGAATTATTGTAACTACAACTTTTTCCAGGCCCTTCTAATCAGTACGGCCATTTCGCTTACGCTGTTTTCCTGCTCTCAGAAGTCTGCCGAAACGCAGGAGCAGGCTACCACTTCTTCTCAAAAAAATGAAGAGAACGATGAAGATAAGACAAATGATGGGGATAATAAAGTCATACTGTTTTTTGGTAATAGCCTGACAGCAGGTTACGGACTGGAACCGGAAGAAGCTTACCCTGCGCTTATACAAAAAAAACTGGATTCTCTGGGATATGATTATCAGGTTGTAAATGCCGGACTTAGCGGAGAAACTACTGCCAGTGGCAACTCTCGCCTGGAGTGGGTACTGGAAAGGCAGAAAGTAGATATTTTTGTACTTGAACTGGGAGCTAATGACGGCCTCAGAGGTATACCCACTGAAGAAACAGATAAAAATCTTCGTGCCATGATTAATAAAGTCAGGGAAGTGAATTCTGATATCCAAATTATTCTGGCAGGTATGATGGTTCCCCCAAATATGGGGCCTGAATACGCTGCCCGTTTTCAAAAGTTGTATCCCAGCATAGCTGAGCAGGAAAATGTAAAGCTTATCCCCTTTTTACTGGAAAATGTGGCCGGAGAAAAAGAGCTTAATCAAAGTGATGGCATACACCCTACTGCCGAAGGGCAGCGTATCGTAGCTAATAATGTGTGGCCTTTGTTACTGCAGGCTATTGAACAGAATACTAACTCTTAA
- a CDS encoding ABC transporter ATP-binding protein, producing the protein MSSILEVKKLSKTYRSGDHKLTVLDHVDLQIEKGHTCSIVGPSGSGKTTLLGLCAGLDRASSGSVILNGITLDQLNEDQRAEVRGKYVGFIFQNFNLMPTLTALENVMVPLELRGEKQAARIAIELLDKVGLAGRKDHFATQLSGGEQQRVSIARAFSNNPAILFADEPTGNLDEETGQHIEQLIFDLNRDAGTTLVLVTHDMSLARKTQQIVRIKGGKIVENSRQEAVQEVDQLKEK; encoded by the coding sequence ATGTCATCAATTCTGGAAGTAAAAAAACTAAGCAAGACTTATCGTAGTGGAGACCATAAGTTAACGGTACTAGATCATGTAGACTTACAAATAGAAAAAGGCCATACCTGTTCTATTGTAGGTCCTTCGGGGAGTGGAAAAACTACGCTCCTGGGGTTATGTGCAGGGCTGGATCGGGCCAGCTCAGGCTCTGTAATTTTGAACGGAATCACTCTGGATCAGCTCAACGAAGACCAACGTGCCGAAGTTAGGGGTAAATATGTAGGCTTTATCTTTCAAAACTTTAACCTGATGCCTACTCTTACCGCCTTAGAAAACGTGATGGTACCCTTGGAGCTAAGAGGCGAGAAGCAAGCGGCCAGAATTGCTATAGAGCTACTGGATAAGGTAGGCTTGGCTGGAAGAAAAGATCATTTTGCGACACAGCTTTCCGGTGGAGAGCAACAGCGTGTTTCTATTGCACGTGCTTTCTCAAACAACCCGGCTATCCTCTTTGCAGATGAGCCAACTGGTAACCTGGATGAAGAAACCGGGCAACATATAGAGCAGCTTATTTTTGACCTTAACCGTGATGCAGGCACCACACTGGTGCTGGTAACACACGACATGAGTCTGGCGCGCAAAACGCAGCAGATTGTACGTATTAAGGGTGGAAAGATTGTAGAGAATAGCAGACAGGAAGCTGTGCAGGAGGTAGACCAACTAAAAGAAAAATAG
- a CDS encoding ABC transporter permease, with translation MNQQQPSLAWLFKMAWRDSRRNRSRLLLFVSSIVLGIAALVAINSFSDNLQQDIEGEAKALLGADLVVESRQPIPETVVQYFDSLGARRSQEVSFASMVLFPKNNGTRLVQVRALDGEYPYYGSIETDPVSASRDFRGVQKALADNTLMLQFDAEPGDSIKVGELSFLLEGRIHKVPGQPGITATVAPPVYIPMEYLEATGLLQKGSRLNYKLYLKFDEGVDVQTLLAEEIEPTLEKEELRYDDVEERKEEIGDTYQNLTGFLNLVAFVALLLGCIGVASAVHIYVREKILSVAILRCLGGKGKYGLGIFLIQIAIMGLLGSVLGAALGASIQFLLPEIFAGLLPVEVDVAISWSAIIQGILIGLIISILFALLPLIAVRKVSPLRTIRASHEEESGQDPWQYLIISLVILFVGVFSYFQLESWKEAGLFTLGIVLAFMLLGAIARLMMWVVKKYFPVSWSYVSRQSLANLYRPNNQTLILIVTIGLGTALISTLFFVQDLLLDKVELTAKEDQPNMVLFDIQDDQEEDLVQLTQSYELPVLQRVPIVSMRLHGIKGRSISEIKEDTTDHIRNRVLNREYRVTYRDSLVDSETIIEGKWKGEVSSPQDTVWVSLEDGIAEDMKVSVGDKLSFNVQGAIIEAYVGSIREVDWQRVQTNFLVVFPKGVLERAPKFHVLITRVESNQIAARFQQAVVKEYPNVSIVDLQLILKTVDEIVSKVSFVIRFMAFFSIITGIIVLIGSVIISKFQRIQESVLLRTIGASRRQILSINAMEYFFLGSLATLTGVLISMLASWALAQFSFETPFNPSLLPLLVTYIIITGLTVLIGLSNSREIVNNPPLEVLRKEV, from the coding sequence ATGAATCAGCAACAGCCTAGCCTGGCCTGGCTTTTTAAGATGGCCTGGCGAGATAGCCGTAGAAATCGTTCCAGATTATTACTTTTTGTAAGCAGTATTGTACTGGGTATTGCTGCCTTAGTAGCTATCAACTCCTTTAGTGATAACCTACAGCAGGATATTGAAGGGGAGGCCAAAGCACTGCTGGGTGCCGACCTGGTGGTGGAAAGCCGACAGCCCATACCTGAGACAGTAGTACAGTATTTTGACTCTCTGGGTGCCAGGCGATCACAGGAGGTAAGTTTTGCCTCTATGGTACTCTTTCCTAAAAACAATGGCACCCGGCTTGTACAGGTAAGGGCGCTAGACGGTGAATATCCTTATTATGGAAGTATTGAAACCGATCCTGTTTCAGCAAGCAGAGACTTCAGAGGTGTACAAAAAGCCCTGGCCGACAATACGCTAATGCTACAATTTGACGCTGAGCCTGGTGACTCTATAAAGGTTGGCGAGCTTAGCTTTTTGCTGGAAGGCAGAATACATAAAGTGCCCGGCCAACCGGGAATTACAGCTACTGTGGCGCCGCCGGTATACATTCCTATGGAGTATCTGGAAGCTACCGGTTTACTACAAAAAGGCAGCCGCCTCAACTACAAACTCTACTTGAAATTTGATGAAGGCGTAGATGTACAAACTTTACTGGCCGAAGAAATTGAGCCTACTTTAGAAAAAGAAGAGCTCCGCTATGATGATGTGGAAGAACGAAAGGAGGAGATAGGCGATACTTACCAAAACCTGACCGGTTTTCTAAATCTGGTGGCGTTTGTGGCACTTTTACTGGGCTGTATAGGCGTAGCTAGTGCGGTGCATATCTACGTTAGAGAAAAGATTTTATCGGTAGCTATTTTGAGGTGTTTGGGCGGAAAAGGAAAGTATGGCTTAGGAATTTTCTTGATTCAGATTGCTATTATGGGGCTACTGGGCTCTGTGCTTGGTGCTGCATTGGGCGCTAGCATACAATTCTTACTACCAGAAATTTTTGCGGGTTTACTGCCGGTAGAGGTGGATGTAGCCATCTCCTGGAGCGCTATCATTCAGGGTATTCTTATTGGTTTAATTATTTCCATTTTGTTTGCGCTATTACCTTTAATAGCTGTTCGGAAAGTGTCTCCTCTGAGAACGATTAGAGCTTCTCATGAGGAAGAAAGCGGACAAGATCCCTGGCAATACCTTATTATAAGTCTGGTAATCTTGTTTGTTGGCGTATTTTCATATTTTCAGTTGGAGAGTTGGAAAGAAGCAGGTCTGTTTACCTTGGGTATAGTACTCGCTTTTATGCTGCTGGGAGCTATTGCCCGCCTGATGATGTGGGTAGTTAAAAAATACTTTCCAGTTTCGTGGTCGTATGTAAGCAGGCAGAGTTTGGCTAACCTTTATCGCCCTAACAATCAGACATTAATCTTGATTGTAACGATAGGGCTGGGCACAGCACTGATTAGTACGCTCTTTTTTGTACAGGATTTACTGCTGGATAAGGTGGAACTTACTGCAAAAGAAGACCAGCCCAATATGGTGCTTTTTGATATACAGGACGATCAGGAAGAAGATTTAGTACAGCTTACCCAATCTTACGAGCTGCCTGTGTTGCAGCGTGTGCCTATTGTATCAATGCGTTTGCATGGTATCAAAGGACGATCTATCTCAGAAATAAAGGAAGATACAACTGATCACATTCGCAACAGGGTGCTCAACCGCGAGTACCGTGTCACCTACCGAGATAGCCTGGTTGACTCTGAAACTATTATAGAAGGCAAGTGGAAAGGAGAGGTAAGTTCTCCGCAAGACACGGTTTGGGTCTCTCTGGAAGATGGTATTGCTGAAGATATGAAGGTGTCGGTAGGGGATAAGCTATCCTTTAATGTGCAGGGTGCAATAATTGAAGCCTACGTGGGTAGCATAAGAGAAGTAGACTGGCAAAGAGTACAGACTAATTTTCTGGTGGTTTTTCCAAAAGGAGTGCTGGAGCGTGCACCCAAATTTCATGTGCTGATCACCAGGGTAGAGTCTAACCAGATTGCTGCTCGCTTCCAACAGGCTGTAGTAAAGGAGTACCCTAATGTATCTATCGTAGACCTTCAGCTCATTTTAAAAACTGTAGACGAGATCGTGAGCAAAGTGTCATTTGTAATTCGTTTTATGGCATTCTTCAGTATCATCACTGGAATCATTGTACTCATAGGTTCAGTCATAATTAGTAAGTTTCAGCGAATACAGGAGAGTGTATTGCTGCGTACTATTGGAGCCAGTCGTAGACAGATACTAAGCATTAATGCTATGGAATACTTCTTTTTGGGAAGCCTGGCGACTTTAACGGGAGTACTAATCTCTATGCTTGCCAGTTGGGCATTGGCTCAGTTTAGCTTTGAAACTCCATTTAACCCTTCACTATTGCCTCTACTCGTAACTTATATCATTATCACCGGGCTTACCGTACTAATTGGTTTATCCAACAGCCGGGAGATTGTAAATAATCCACCCTTAGAAGTATTGAGGAAGGAAGTATAA